Below is a window of Dehalococcoidia bacterium DNA.
TGGCTCCCCCACGAAGTCGTTGCCACGATGGTAGTCCGTGACCGGGCCGCGGTTGTAGCTGCGCGCTTCGCCGTAGACGCTGCTCAGGGGGCCCGCGTGCGGACGGACGAAGGGGCCGGACCAGAGGCGCTGCGCCGTGTAGCCGGCATAGATAGTGGCCCGCCGCGCGAGTTCCGCCTGCACGATGTCGGGGGCGAGGAGGCTCGAGGTCTGGGGGTCGAGGTCGATGTTCTCGACCGGGTAGTCCTTGTCGAGCACGGCCAGGCTTGCCACGAGGGTCGCGGCGCCGCCGCTGGGGAGCGTGTAGTTCACATTGACGGGATAAAGCTGAGGCTGGGCGAAGGCGCCCACGCCGAGGAGAGCCCAGGAGCGCTGGCCGCTTCGCAGCATAGGGTATTGCCTGCCCTGGAAGCTCGCCGTCGCGGAAGTAGCCGGCTCGTTGAGGACAACCATGGCGAAGCCGCCCTGCACGATCTGGGGTGGGACCAACTGGATGGGCTGCGGCGCCGTCGTCGGCGTGGGCGGCGGCGCCGTGGGCGTGGGCGGCAGCGGAGTCAGAGTCGGCAGGGGAGGCGTCGGGGTCAGCGCGGGCTCTGTAGCAACAGGCCCGGCGCCCTTGGCGGCGGAGCCGCAGGCAACGGCGGCGAGAGACGCCTTGAGCGCGAGGAAGAGCATTGCGCGGCGGGGGACGCGCGCGGCCATGGGGCTATTGTAGGTCAGGCGTCAGAGCAGCAAGCAGCGGTCAGGGAACGGCGGGGGCCAGACGCGGGCGGTCAGGGGCAGCCCGGGCGTCCGGCGGCCGGGTCTTGCCGCGCGGTCCGCGTCTCACCGGGTCTGGTGGGTCCTGCCTCGGCTTGATCGAGGACGACACGAGGCTAGCTTATCGGGCAGGAAAGGGCTCTAGGGGCCTCTGGCGCGGAGCTAGCGCGTGGGGTAGACAGCGCCGCCGTGCTCCTTCTCCAGGTGCTCTCTCAGTTCGGCGACGCCGGCACGGTAGCGCTGGAGCTTTGCCTCGAGGTCAGCCTTCATCTCGATGAGCGCGTTCACCTTGGCGCCGATGATCTGGGACTGACGCTCCGTGACCTCGATGGCCTTCACCAGGCGCGCGATGCGGGCCTCGGCATCGAGGTCCGGGCGGTACGTGGCGCGCAGCTCGGTCTTGGTCTCCTCCGCCTCGACCATTTCCTTGATCTCGGCCAGCGTGAGGCCGAGGAGGGACTGCAGGCGCTTTATCTGCTCGACGCGGCCGACGTCCTCTTCCGAGTAGAGGCGGAAACCGCCCTCCATCCGCGAAGGCGGCTTGAGCAGGCCGCGCTCCTCGTAGAAGCGCAGGGTACGCTGGGTCACGCCGGTACGGTCCGCGACCTCCCCGATCTGGAGGTACGGTTCGTTACGCGGCCGCTCCTTTTGCTCCGTAGCCATCAAGTCGATGGTAAGCAACATTTACGCTAACGTCAATGTTCGCGGCCTCGCGCGTGGGGACGACGGTCGACCGATGGGCCGGGCCAAGTCGCTGCGC
It encodes the following:
- a CDS encoding M23 family metallopeptidase — its product is MAARVPRRAMLFLALKASLAAVACGSAAKGAGPVATEPALTPTPPLPTLTPLPPTPTAPPPTPTTAPQPIQLVPPQIVQGGFAMVVLNEPATSATASFQGRQYPMLRSGQRSWALLGVGAFAQPQLYPVNVNYTLPSGGAATLVASLAVLDKDYPVENIDLDPQTSSLLAPDIVQAELARRATIYAGYTAQRLWSGPFVRPHAGPLSSVYGEARSYNRGPVTDYHRGNDFVGEPGTPVVASAAGRVAFTGELRVRGNSVIIDHGAGVFSAYHHLSRIDVGDGQAVTRGQQVGALGATGLVTGPHLHWEVVVRGVEVDGQLWLDGREYGL
- a CDS encoding MerR family transcriptional regulator, which translates into the protein MATEQKERPRNEPYLQIGEVADRTGVTQRTLRFYEERGLLKPPSRMEGGFRLYSEEDVGRVEQIKRLQSLLGLTLAEIKEMVEAEETKTELRATYRPDLDAEARIARLVKAIEVTERQSQIIGAKVNALIEMKADLEAKLQRYRAGVAELREHLEKEHGGAVYPTR